A single window of Longimicrobiaceae bacterium DNA harbors:
- a CDS encoding condensation domain-containing protein — protein RSPVEEVLARVWAELLGRPRIGTDEDFFEAGGDSVLAIQMVARARKEGIEVTPRQLFEHPTVAGLARVAGVASRGAPDEEVAPGEVPLTPVQLRFFEREVPDRHHWNQSLLLAPRERLDAAVLDRALARVAAHHDALRLRFARRGGAWIQWYAEPGGQAALERVDLRAVPAGERGAALEAAAAKLQAGLDLEQGPLLRAALFDLGSEQRLLLAAHHLATDGVSWRILGEDLQDAYRALLRGAEPALPAKTASYRTWAQRLEEHAGSAALRDEAGYWTSRELDAAAPLPQDLADGPNDVASAAEVAVELGPDETRALLQDVPAVYRTRIDDVLLTALARTLSGWTGERLVAVELESHGREDLFPGVDVSRTVGWFTSVYPVLLDLRGVFGEGEELKAVKEQLRAVPRQGIGYGVLRHLSADAEVRRRLRALPAPQVSFNYLGQLDAPLAGSLFALADGPVGPERAGSGEREHLLEVTASVQDGVLRVRWEYGGRVHLPGTVRTLAVRYLAELRALIAHCGADDAGGSTPSDFPLADLDEAALAALEEDFL, from the coding sequence CGGAAGGAGGGGATCGAGGTCACGCCGCGCCAGCTCTTCGAGCACCCCACCGTGGCGGGGCTCGCGCGGGTGGCCGGGGTCGCCTCCCGCGGCGCCCCGGACGAGGAGGTCGCCCCGGGCGAGGTCCCGCTGACGCCGGTGCAGCTCCGCTTCTTCGAGCGGGAGGTGCCCGACCGGCACCACTGGAACCAGTCGCTCCTCCTCGCCCCCCGCGAGCGGCTGGACGCGGCGGTGCTGGACCGGGCCCTGGCGCGCGTGGCGGCCCACCACGACGCGCTCCGCCTGCGCTTCGCCCGGCGCGGCGGTGCGTGGATCCAGTGGTACGCGGAGCCGGGCGGCCAGGCGGCGCTGGAGCGGGTGGACCTCCGCGCGGTCCCGGCCGGCGAGCGCGGGGCGGCGCTGGAAGCCGCCGCGGCGAAGCTCCAGGCCGGGCTCGACCTGGAGCAAGGCCCGCTCCTGCGCGCGGCGCTCTTCGACCTCGGAAGCGAGCAGCGGCTCCTCCTGGCGGCGCACCACCTGGCGACCGACGGGGTGTCGTGGCGCATCCTGGGGGAGGACCTGCAGGACGCCTATCGGGCGCTGCTGCGCGGCGCCGAGCCCGCGCTCCCCGCGAAGACCGCGTCCTACCGCACCTGGGCGCAGCGGCTGGAGGAGCACGCGGGCTCGGCGGCGCTGCGGGACGAGGCCGGGTACTGGACCTCCCGGGAGCTGGACGCCGCGGCGCCCCTCCCGCAGGACCTCGCCGACGGCCCCAACGACGTGGCCTCCGCGGCGGAGGTGGCGGTGGAGCTCGGCCCGGACGAGACGCGGGCCCTCCTGCAGGACGTGCCCGCCGTCTACCGCACGAGGATCGACGACGTCCTCCTCACCGCCCTGGCGCGCACCCTGTCCGGCTGGACCGGCGAGCGCCTGGTGGCGGTGGAGCTGGAGAGCCACGGGCGGGAGGACCTCTTCCCCGGGGTGGACGTGTCACGGACCGTGGGCTGGTTCACCTCCGTCTACCCGGTCCTGCTCGACCTGCGCGGCGTGTTCGGGGAGGGGGAGGAGCTCAAGGCCGTCAAGGAGCAGCTCCGCGCCGTCCCGCGCCAGGGGATCGGGTACGGGGTCCTGCGGCACCTTTCCGCCGACGCGGAGGTGCGTCGGCGCCTCCGCGCCCTCCCCGCGCCGCAGGTCTCCTTCAACTACCTGGGGCAGCTCGACGCCCCCCTCGCCGGTTCGCTCTTCGCCCTCGCCGACGGACCCGTGGGGCCGGAGCGGGCCGGGTCCGGCGAACGGGAGCACCTGCTGGAGGTCACCGCCTCCGTGCAGGACGGAGTGCTCCGCGTGCGCTGGGAGTACGGGGGCCGCGTGCACCTGCCGGGGACGGTGCGCACGCTCGCCGTGCGCTACCTGGCCGAGCTGCGGGCCCTGATCGCCCACTGCGGCGCGGACGACGCGGGCGGCAGCACCCCGTCCGACTTCCCGCTGGCCGACCTGGACGAGGCTGCGCTCGCGGCGCTGGAGGAAGACTTCCTGTAG